tcgttatgtagtgtccttctttgtctcttttcacagcctttgttttaaagtctattttatctgacatgagtattgctactcctgctttcttttggtctctatttgcatggaatatctttttccagcccttcactttcagtctgtatgtgtcccttgtttttaggtggatctcttgtagacaacatatataggggtcttgtttttgtatccattcagccagtctttgtcttttggttggggcattcaacccatttacatttaaggtaattattgataagtatgatcccgttgccatttactttattgtttggggttcgagTTTATGCactctttctgtgtttcctatctagaaaagatcctttagcatttgttggataGCTGGTTTagtggtgttgaattctctcagcttttgcttgtctgtaaagcttttgatttctccttcatatgtgaataagatccttgctgggtacagtaatctgggctataggttattttctttcatcactttaattatgtctttccattccctcctggcttgaagagtttctattgaaagatcagctgttatccttatgggaatccccttgtgtgttatttgttgtttttcccttgctgcttttaatatttgttctttgtgtttgatctttttaatttgattaatatgtgtcttggggtgtttctgtttgggactctctgggtttcttggacttgggtgattatttccttccccattttagggaagttttcaactattatctcctcaagtattttctcatggtctttctttttgtcttcttctgggactcctatgacttgaatgttggagcatttaacattgtcccagaggcctctgaggttgttcttatttcttttcttttttttaaatctctgtttcctttatttccaccattctatcttctacctcacttatcctattttctgcctccattattctcctgttggttccctccagagtgtttttgatctcatttattgcattattcattatatattgactcttttttatttcttctaggtccctgttaaacctttcttgcatcttctggaTCCTTGTCTCcgggctatttatctgtaactccattttgttttcaagattttggatcattttcactctcattatttggaattctttatcaggtagattccctatctcttcctcttttgtttggtttggtgggcatttatcctgttcctttacctgctgggtatttctctgccttttcttcttatttatattgctgtgttcagggtggcctttctgtatcctggcagtttgtggttcctctttattgtggagattcctcgctgtgggtggggttgtacgggtggcttgtcaaggtttcatggttagggaagcttgtgtctgtgttctggtgggtggagctggatttcttctctctggagtgcaatgaagtgtccagtaatgagttatgagatgtcaatgggtttggtgTGCCTTTGGGAAGCCAATATacatattgaagctcagggctatgttcctgtgttgctggagaatttgtgtggtatgtctttctctggaacttgttggcccttgggtggtgcttggtttcagtgtaggtatggaggtgtttgatgagctcctattgattaatgttccctggagtcaggagttctctgatgttctcagaatttggacttaagcctcctgcctctggttttcagtcttattcttacagtagcctcaagacttctccatctatacagcactgatgataaaacatctaggttaatgatgaaaagtttctccacagtgagggacacccggaaaggtacacagagttacatggggaagagaagagggaggagggagatagaggtgaccaggaggagaagagggggaatcaaaaggggagagagcaagctagccagtaatcacttccctatgtgctctccacaatctggacccctcagagatgttcacggaataatacagagaagagaaaagggaggaaggagagagaggtggccagaaggataaaagggggaatcaaaaggagagagacagatctagccagtaatcagttccctaagtgttctccacagcctggaacacacaacgagattcacagagttgagtacagaagagaagggggagggaggagatagaggcgacctggtggagaaaaagaagagaccaAAGCGGGAGAGACAatccagccagtaatctcactctcaagtaaaaataggtactgaagattgggttctttaaggtacaaaattgataacaaatatcaaaaagcaaagattaaaaatctagagtagaggttagattctcaaaaatacaatattaaagaaaaaaacccaaagtcacaaaattatgtatatatgaagtttgcttttaaaataggtccttttttttgcaaagtaatagtaggttataaaaatgaaaattaaaggagtaatagaggacttaaaattttaaaaaaatatttttaattaaaaaatgataatagtaaaaatatatctagaactttctctggtggtgttgtggacagtgtggggtcagttcattttcagatagttcctttaTCCagtttatacttctcaagatctataggccccttcctatgtagtcgttgctaactgcagggttttaatctattgcacctgtcacttccaaagcgatTCCCTCTATTCATTTTAGCGTCTCTGTTTGctggcctgggatttctttggaaggaatgatgctaaaactgaagctccaatactttggccacctcatgcgaagagttgactcattggaaaagactctgatgctgggagggattgggggcaggaggagaaggggacgaccgaggatgagatggctggatggcatcactgacttgatggacgtgagtctgagtgaactccaggagatggtgatggagggaggcctggcgtgctgcgattcgtgggttcgcagagagtcggacacggctgagcaactgaactgaccgactgactcagtgtctaatttccaccctgacacaagggggcgatggtggtcacttttttaggctcgcttgttcagtcgtgctgcagggagggaggaacactgcaaacaaatatcattggcgtgtgtggggagtgctcacagtgtctcggccacaatgggtttgcccccgctcatagcatgtgtgctttcccagtctataatgttcaggctctaggttgctctgctgggaactgtctgaggtgggccctgggttgcatggactttccaggtctaagctgctcagattCAGATTCTCGGGTACTCcgcaaaggcacagacttggttgggccttcgttttgtgcccttcccaggtccaagcagctcagatgaccaggtgcttggcgagtgcAGTCGCCCCCAGTTGGGGGCTTTGACTTATTGCCtgccccatccctgctgctcagttttctgggtgtacagtAGGcgtgccttctcaggtgtgccgtgtgtctcttctggggagctgatctctggctgcgaccctccggGTGGATatcgaccatccagaatcccaagaagtcttggttagcaacgaagcctgcttgcagGTTGGTaaatgatgcctctctggggccgcgatTGCCCCATTCTGGCTCTGGTTGCCCTCCCCTGCCTGTCTCCggtgggggatgggctggtctgcagctggctagctctgctcagtcctttgttctgtgagcaggcctggcggtgtcttaggttagggcttttcacaggatagctatcccacagtttgggttgctatctctagTTAGTTctctcagattgcccttggggcactcagggctggtccttaccctaagcaatgcagcccccgcctccctgtccagtccccacttgctagtggcgaatgccggtgtctgcgctgcttctctgctgggagttgctgttAGACACATagtctgtgggttttaattatttatttatttttcctcctggttatgttgcccactgaggttccaaggctcgccacagactccccggtgagagtgtttcctggtgtttggaaatgtctctcttttttaagactcccttcccagatgGATCTCCACCGCTACCTCTTtcgtctctctttttatcttttatattttttcctaccccctttcaaagacaatgggctgcctttctgggtgcctgatgtcctctgccagcattcagaagttgttttgagaaatttgctcagcgttcaaatgttctttcaatgaatttgtgggggagaaagtggtctccctctccctattcctctgccatcttagctGTCTTGCTCCTGAGTTGTTTTAAAATCAGTGATCTCAGTACTAGGACACAGAGACAGCTTTTACCTACTGCGTAGATGGTCCATCTTCTCACATCAGAGCACAGTCACCTGAGTTACTGGCCTGCAGTGAGTGGCATGTTTCCAAacagttaagaaaagaaaaaggaggagaccATTGCTTCCCcataagaagaaaaggaagactgATCTTACATTCCCTTTTTAGGGAAAAAGAGGgagataaaattttgaaaatgattaaataaaataatgataggATACTTTGACAATCTCCTGAGCAGTTAAAAATAAGAGAGTGaggagtggcttccctggtggctcagtggtaagaatccacttgtcagtgcaggagacacaggttcaatccctaatgtgggaagattccatgtgcctcagagcagctaagccggtgcaccacagctattgattCACCCGGGAGTCACAATTACTAAACttacgtgctgcaactactgaagcctgtgcaccctagagacCATGCTCTACAATAAAAGacgccacggcaatgagaagcctgcactgcaactagagaaaagcccgcacatcaaaaaagacctagcacagccaaaaacataaataaataaaattaaaaacaaaagtaagaaaAGGATTTCGGAAATGTGTAAACTATTATTTGAAATGCCAGAATCAGTCTGCACCACTTAAGACATCACTCCAGGATtgactttatttccaaaatagaaCATGGATCCTTCTTACTTTTGGAATTGAATGTTTAAAAAGCTAACATATTTAATGGGATTCTtaactctaatttttaaaaaatctactttgGTTCATTCTTAAAGGGGTTTCCCAAACTGTCACTACTCTGTTATctaatgaacttttttttaaacatccttCAGAAATACTTAGTAAGAAGACCTGTGTAGCCATGGCTAGTTCTGACGTGAAACCAAAATCAATAAGTCGTGCCAAAAAATGGTCAGAAGAGATAGAAAATCTGTACAGATTTCAACAAGCAGGATATCGAGATGAAATTGAATATAAACAAGTGAAGCAAGTTTCTATGGTAAGATTTATGCCTCTACAAATCTGAACTCAAAATGAATTTGTTAGAGGGTGAAAcgcactaaaaaataaaaaacaaacagaaaacccacCACCAATAAAGTACTAGAGAATACTGAAAGGGAATTCTACCCCAACCCCCTGATTTTATGATAAAGAGACTAAGATTCAGAAGAATGATTTTCTTGCTGCAGGTAGACTGCAGCAAGAGGTCTCAGCACAGAAACATTAAGAATTTTCTAGCTTTTACTGAGCAACTGTGCTGTGCCAGACAAATCCTTTATGGTAGGCCATAACTCTCATTAGGGTGAGGGTTCTGATAAGATAAGTTCTCTTATCAGATATTCAgtttgtttcctttctgtgtttttaaatttcagctgCAAAttatatgcttagttgctcagtcatgtctgactctttgcaaccccatggactgtagcctgccaggcttctctatccatggcaattctccaggcaagaatactggagtaggttgccatgccctcctctaggggatcttcccaacccagggatcaaactggttctcttgcattgcaggtggattctttatcagttgaccTACCAAATTCTGCCTTAGGCAACAAAATCTCCTGACTTTGGCTGTATACTCCAGACTTTCGTGAGAGAGTGGAGACATGGTTTTGCTTTTCAAAGACTAGACAAAATCTAGATATGGCCCTAGtttataatgtgtttttaaaaattcatttatgctACTGAATATGGGGAGACTGAGTTTTGAGGAATATTATAGAATATGATATAGTATTCATAAATGTATATTAGGTTTTGGAGTTGATATTACCACGAAgtgtttattattgtttattttcaaattgttttattatttttttagagacTCATTCATGAGCAGGTTTTTCAGAtccccttattttctttctttcttcattctatTTGTTGATCTCTACTCCACATTTCCTAAAAAACTAGACAGAAAAATATGATGAAGGCGACCCAGAGCTAAAGTGTAATAGACTCTTTTGTTTAATGGACGTTAACTTAATAGAGAGTATTAGCAGTGGTGaggtatgaaatttaaaatactctCTAATGAGGGTTTGACTGATGACTGTGACCTTCCCACATCCATTTTTTCAATTCTAGTAGCATTTTACATTTTGGCCCACATTACCAAAAGGGAGTTTTCATTACTTTATTATCTGTGGCTTTTAAATAGGCAAAACACAAGCATTAACATTTTACCGCAGGTCAGAAATAAGCTCCATATACCTTGCCTTCACACTGGGACGCCCCTGAAAGGTGTATAAGACCCAAAGACCCAGGGACATACAGGCACTCCCGCATCTACACCACCATTACAGAAACTGTTGGGACTGAGCTCAGAGATGAGATCAGATTTAAGGGAACACGAAGAACACCTTTAAAGAGAAAGTCCCCAAAAAGCACCTGagggatttgtgtgtgtatgtgtgtataatgaAGGGAAGAACACCACTATCCATTGAATGACTTGACAATTACAGAggtgttttatattttacttctgtGTATATTTTTTGGGTACCTGCCCTGTACCAGTTTCTGTGCCAGaagctttaaaaagataaatataaaatcaagTGCCTGACCTCAGGAAATTTAGTGGGCCAGTGGAAAGAGTACAGACTGTGAAATCAGTCTGCCCAGGCTTTGCATCCTGGCTCTCCTCCTTGGCTGTGTAACCCTGAACAAGGTTAATGCTTACCTTGCAGAGCTCAAGTGTAAAAGGGCAATGCCAGTGCctgctttggaaaaatgtctcaaATTAAATGAAATCAAGCGTTGGAAATACCTGATTTTGTGGTGCTCGGTAGTAATTCTTTGAGTGAATGGTGTTTGGTGAATGATAGCTCTTATTATTCTTGTATCTTGGAGTGGAAGATTAAGAGTGACAAACAATGGAAACTTACGTGAGTGAAAATATATGCCCCCCCCCCAGATTAGAGGAACATAAAAATTTCTTCCTTTAAGGACAATCTTCCAAAAGGGCTTTGTGCCCCAAGAGGCATTTGCAGTGGGCTGTAGAGGATGGACAGGATGATACCCAAAGGCTTGCTTTGATTGGCAGTTGTCTGAAGGGCTTGAGCGATGGTCTTTGTTCTTATCTGAAGTACATGTCCTTATAGACACTGTCATTACTGACTGATTTCCTGCCCAAGGAGAGCTGACTTGAGGATTATATCaaccccccaaccccatccctaCCACCACTCTCTAAGGAATGAAGTTTTCCTAGGTTGAATGGGAGTGATGGGTAGAAAGCCAAGAAGGAAAAATTATGAAACAGTGAAGGGTTATAGAAGGAAAAAAGGCTAGAGGTTGATGAGACAAAACCAATATAGCTACTCTGAGGTCCCTCCTGATTTCCAGGGACAAAGCAGCTGGAAGCAGGACCTTGGTCCTTGTCTTCCTTGAAGAAATATTCAGCAGAGAGACTGTGAAGCACATAAAGTGTTTATTGGAAGCAAAGAACCTGTAGAGGAACACCTGGGCGGGCTCAGAGTGAGCTGTACCCAATAGAGGTGGCTTAGATCGCTGATATGGGGGGCAGTCACCTGGGTTATCTCTGACTGGCTGTCTTGTTTGTGCCTACATTTGGTCTGACTCAAGGTCCTTCATGGTGGACGTGTGTGCATCTCTCacccaagatggattccagtgcaAAGGTGTCTGGGAGGTTGGCAGGATATACTGTGAGCTGGTGGCTCctccctcttttgtccccttctgaGACTGATGATCTCCTCTGTGCGTGTGTCCAGCTGGGAAATCCCCTTGACCACAAGAATGAGAAAAATGGGGTCGCTTTGTCTTCTGCCCCAGTCAGGGCTCTCATCCTGCTGGTCTTACCTCACAGTGTCGGCAGAAGTGGCCGCAGCTGCTCAGCCTGGGCCCACCTGTCTCCTTCCTCACTCCACATGAAGCGCTGTGGGTAATTCTAAACCAGCTGCAGGCTACTGCTTCTTCACTGAGTGAGGTGGTTGGGGGACCCTAGTAAATGAGAGAGCCTACTGTTGGCCTCAAGAGAAAGAGAGTGGTAATAATGTCTTGAgaacttctttctttctccactgaGGGTAGTGGAAACCACGAAGTCAAGCAGGCTTGACCTAAGTGATGGAAAACATCGCTTTTCTCTGTGATGTACCTGTCAGAGAGCCTGCCAGGGTTCATCAGATAGACTGCTACCCATTCTTGCTAActcctaaataaatgaaatgacaggagaaagcaaaaatacattgtt
This portion of the Ovis canadensis isolate MfBH-ARS-UI-01 breed Bighorn chromosome 13, ARS-UI_OviCan_v2, whole genome shotgun sequence genome encodes:
- the MEIG1 gene encoding meiosis expressed gene 1 protein homolog, producing the protein MAERGLPLRAGPKEILSKKTCVAMASSDVKPKSISRAKKWSEEIENLYRFQQAGYRDEIEYKQVKQVSMVDRWPETGYVKKLQRRDNTFYYYNKQRECDDKEVHKVKIYAY